TAAACCTATATTTATACTGTTTGGAGGGCAGTATACATGCCACAAACTGGCCGGAACTGGCCGAAATTCTCCGCTCTTCACGCGCGCTGCCGTCCGTACCAGAGGGCTCCAACCATCAATCTCTTGTGGCTCCAGCGAAGTCTGGCCTTCTCTTTACGTTTCCTCGCCTCAATCCCAACCAGCTCGAGAGTGCCCCATCCAATTTCTCACGGCGCCGCGCGTGTGGCAGGCGGTTGGCGGGCATGGGTCAGCAATCTGAGCGGCGTGGCGCAGGCGAGCGCGCACGAGCAGGCGGACGAGCGGCGTGGCGAGGATGGGCGGCGCGGCGAGGATCTCGGAGAATATTCTCTTTTACCGCTCGGGTTTGCGGGCTCTGTTTCACCGCAGCCGATTTCGGTCTTTAAACCGCGGTTTTCTCGATCCTTATCCGGGGGTTTAAGGTTCGCAGTGTTACGAGGtccgctagagatgctcttagctcGTAGCTGCGAGCTTAATGTAAATCGTTTTAACCCTGGTGTGATTCCACAGTAGTTTGGAGGCTGTTAATAAAATGTCTCTCGAGTGAGTGAGATGggggcccagctgtcagcgtcACACGACCGATGCTGCTCCCGCACCGGAGACCCAGCCACCGTCTTCTCCGGCAGCAGCCGTCCCCGCCCCCGCCCCCATCCcaaacgccgccgccgccccgtcgccgcgtCCCTCCTGCGGAGGCTCCGCCACCACCTCGCCGCCGGGCCCCTCCCCTGGACCCGTCGGCCTACGCGGGCCTCCTCCGGGCCGCGTCGAGGGCGCGGTCGCTGCCGTTGGCCAGGCTGACCCACTCCCACATGCTCCGCGCCGGCTTCCATCCGGGCCTCTTCCTCCGCAACAACCTCCTCGCCGCCTGCTGCCGCGGCGGCGACATGCGGCACGCCCGCTTCCTGTTCGACGGAATGCCGCGCCGGGACGCCGTGTCCTGGAACACCCTCATCGCGGGCTACTCCAGCCAGGGCGGGTCCTCCGCGCGCCTCGCGCGCACCGCCTTCCGGGacgcgcggggcggcggcgtccgggCGGACAGGTTCACCTACGCCGCGGTCCTGGCGGCGTGCGGCAGGGCTGGGGACTGGAGGCACGGCCGGGCGGCGCACGGGCTGGCCGTGGTGAGTGGGCTTGCGCAGGACGTGTTCCTGACCAACTCCGTCATTGACATGTATGCCAAGTGCGGGATGATTGATGACGTGAGGCTGGTGTTCGACCGGGCTGAGGAGCGGGACGAGGCGTCTTGGAACCTGCTGCTGTCAGCGTACGTGTGCATGGGGTGGCCGGAGGTGGCCGTGCACGTGCTCGTCTGGATGCACCGGTCAGGGGTGAAGCTGGATAGCTTTGCCTTGGGTGGGATCCTCAAGGCTTGCTCCGAGCTCCAGGGCTCCGAGGATGTCCGGAGGATGCTGCATGGCTGCGTGGTTAAGGTTGGTTTGGACTTGGATATGTTCGTCGGGAGTGCCATGGTGGACATGTATGCCAAGAACGGTGGACTTGAGGAGGCGATCAAGGTGTTTGACTGCATCCCGAATCAGAATGCAGTGGTTTACGGTGCCATGATCGCGGGCTTCGCTCGCTTAGGTAATGACCCTTGCCCTGAGATTAGAATCGAAGCTGTCAGGCTTTTCTCAGACTTGCTCCGGATGGGTGTAAAACTGTCCAGGTTTACTTTCAAGAGTGTGCTCGAAGTCTGCAATTTGACCAATGCGGTGCACTGTGGGAGGCTGATACACGCTCATGTTATATTCAATGGGTTTCAGGACGATGAGTTCATAGCAAATGCGCTGATCAACTTGTACTCCCAAGCACGGTCAGTAAGTGACAGTCTGAGATGCTTCCAGATGACTCCCAGGCAAGATGTCGTCACATGGACATCCATGATTACAGCATTCGTGCATGATGAGAATTttgagaaggcactaggcctgttcCTAGAGTTTCTTTCTGTTGGAAAAGAGCCAGACCAGTTCACCTTATCGAGTGTGATGAATGCTTGTGCTGCTCTGAGTCTACCAGCAACCTGTAAGCAGATACACTGTTATACGGTCAAATCTGGACTCGCTCAGTTCACTGTGTGcggcaattctcagatttctatgtaTAGGAATATAGGTGATGTTGAGGCTTCAAAGAAGACATTCGAGCTGATTACATGTCTGGATATATTCTCATGGTCTGCAATGATTTTGAGCTACGCAGTCCATGGCCATGAAGGCGAGGCTCTAGTGCTCCTGGAGAAGATGAAGGATTGTGGTGTCGTGATAAATGATAATGCTTTGCTTGCCGTTCTCATTGCTTGCAGCCAGCAGGGGCTGGCAGAGGAAGGTTTCAGGTACATACTCTTGCAAAGTAATGATTGATCTGCCTGTTTTGTTGTTTCTCAAAAAGTGCTTTGTCTTCCTCCTGTGAATTTTTAGTATCCTCATGTgtattatatatgctagtagcaACTTATTAAGGACCTTTCTAATATACATTAAGCGTTCAATATTCAACTCATCCTACACAGAAAGTATATGCCATAGCAAGGGAGATATGATAGTCTGGGAATTGTGTTGTGCAATGCAACATAGCCAAGTCTAGCTCCAAAAATCGATTTGCCAAATGCCCCACATTCTTGCTCCAAAAAGACATGTTAAATTAGCTATTTACTTGCGCCAAACCTAGGGGTTACTTATATTGTGATATCGTACCTACCCTCCAGATTGGAAATGTAGCTTGCGTTCAGTTTCTCATGTGAACTATATTTATACCTTTCCTAATTACCAATGTCCATGGACTGGTGTGATCATCAGACATGAAGTAACACCGTCaatgccggtcccaagcccggatgcAAAAGGTGGAGGGTTCAAGTTTGACATACCCTTCCTGCACAAAATTATGTATGCTCAGAACTTAAGTGTATGATGCTAATTGAATAATGTGCTTTAAAGGAACGTTAGAAATAGGGAGGTCTCCTCTATTCCTGGCACTTCTATCCAATTTCTCAACAATGTTCACAATTCATCAAGTATCTGTCTTTTTGTAATGCAGGCACTATGAGAGCATGCTATCAGATTATGGCTGTTCCCCAAATACGAAGCACAAAGCTTGCGTAGTTGACCTCCTTGGCCGTGTTGGTAAGATATCTGAGGCTGAAGATTTCATAATGGGGTCTGGATCAGAAAATGACCCAATACTTTGGCATGCACTGTTGCGTGCATGCAGAATCCATGGGGACAAAGAGAGGGGTATAAAAACCGGAGAGAAATTAATGGAACTCGAGCCCTTCGCTGTTACTTCATATGTGGTGCTGTACAACCTCTACATGGGTGCCGGCAAAATCTCATTGGCTATGAAGACGAGAGGCCTGATGAGAGAGCGAGGCATGAGTAAGGAAGCCGGGATTAGTTGGGCCGAGTTTGGGGGATCCATCCATCATTTTACTGATGGAAATAACTCCTGCCCACACAATAATGTAGTTCATGCCAGATTAGAAGAATTGCTGGTCAGTGTGAAACAGAAGACTGAGCGTGGTGGAACGGACATTTGGGAATTAGGATTCCAGAGCAGAAAGGATGGCGAGACCTCACTCGCCAGACATGGTAAACTGCTGGCGGTGGCTCTTGGGCTGTCCAGTTTGCCATCTGCTGCTCCTGTAACAATTATGAAGAACCAGAGGATATCCTGGGAAAGCCATGAAACACTGAAGTTGCTATCAGCAAGGGAAAACAGGGGAATAATTGTCAGAGATCCGACTCATTTTCATCGTTTTGATCAAGGTTCGTGCTCTTGCAGAGACTACTGGTAGACATAGGTGATATATTGGGAGTACAAACCTTAGAAGGGTCAGCGGAACAGT
Above is a window of Triticum dicoccoides isolate Atlit2015 ecotype Zavitan chromosome 5B, WEW_v2.0, whole genome shotgun sequence DNA encoding:
- the LOC119310149 gene encoding pentatricopeptide repeat-containing protein At3g13880-like, translating into MLLPHRRPSHRLLRQQPSPPPPPSQTPPPPRRRVPPAEAPPPPRRRAPPLDPSAYAGLLRAASRARSLPLARLTHSHMLRAGFHPGLFLRNNLLAACCRGGDMRHARFLFDGMPRRDAVSWNTLIAGYSSQGGSSARLARTAFRDARGGGVRADRFTYAAVLAACGRAGDWRHGRAAHGLAVVSGLAQDVFLTNSVIDMYAKCGMIDDVRLVFDRAEERDEASWNLLLSAYVCMGWPEVAVHVLVWMHRSGVKLDSFALGGILKACSELQGSEDVRRMLHGCVVKVGLDLDMFVGSAMVDMYAKNGGLEEAIKVFDCIPNQNAVVYGAMIAGFARLGNDPCPEIRIEAVRLFSDLLRMGVKLSRFTFKSVLEVCNLTNAVHCGRLIHAHVIFNGFQDDEFIANALINLYSQARSVSDSLRCFQMTPRQDVVTWTSMITAFVHDENFEKALGLFLEFLSVGKEPDQFTLSSVMNACAALSLPATCKQIHCYTVKSGLAQFTVCGNSQISMYRNIGDVEASKKTFELITCLDIFSWSAMILSYAVHGHEGEALVLLEKMKDCGVVINDNALLAVLIACSQQGLAEEGFRHYESMLSDYGCSPNTKHKACVVDLLGRVGKISEAEDFIMGSGSENDPILWHALLRACRIHGDKERGIKTGEKLMELEPFAVTSYVVLYNLYMGAGKISLAMKTRGLMRERGMSKEAGISWAEFGGSIHHFTDGNNSCPHNNVVHARLEELLVSVKQKTERGGTDIWELGFQSRKDGETSLARHGKLLAVALGLSSLPSAAPVTIMKNQRISWESHETLKLLSARENRGIIVRDPTHFHRFDQGSCSCRDYW